A region from the Medicago truncatula cultivar Jemalong A17 chromosome 6, MtrunA17r5.0-ANR, whole genome shotgun sequence genome encodes:
- the LOC25495493 gene encoding basic leucine zipper 43 — MQTREVTTGLNYMLPSNTSPYLQNYNNMIQNNNISSYQLQKFSNQIYGNYLNTPHQQFPDFNYSPQSSCISSNSTSDEADEQNLSLINERKHRRMISNRESARRSRMRKQKHLDELWSQVLWLRNENHQLIEKLNHVSENHDQVVQENAQLKEEALELRQMIKDMQIHSPLIPSFSPLDDTYLRDDSSNNSISSSMDLLG, encoded by the coding sequence atGCAAACAAGAGAAGTAACAACTGGACTCAATTACATGCTCCCATCAAACACATCACCTTATCTACAAAACTATAACAACATGATTCAAAACAATAACATTTCCTCATATCAACTCCAAAAATTCTCTAACCAAATATATGGTAATTACCTAAACACCCCTCATCAACAATTTCCTGACTTCAACTATAGTCCACAATCATCATGCATAAGCAGCAACTCAACTTCTGATGAAGCAGATGAACAAAACCTTAGTCTCATCAATGAGAGGAAACACAGAAGGATGATATCAAACCGCGAATCAGCGCGTCGTTCACGCATGAGGAAGCAGAAACACCTTGATGAGCTTTGGTCACAAGTTCTTTGGCTAAGGAATGAAAATCATCAACTTATAGAGAAACTTAACCATGTTTCTGAGAATCATGATCAAGTTGTTCAAGAGAATGCTCAGCTTAAAGAAGAAGCTTTGGAACTTCGACAAATGATAAAAGATATGCAGATTCATAGTCCTTTAATCCCTTCTTTTAGTCCTTTGGATGATACATATCTTAGAGATGATTCTTCAAACAATTCCATCTCAAGTTCAATGGATCTTCTTGGTTGA
- the LOC25495494 gene encoding probable galacturonosyltransferase 9 → MAVSGRGSRGGSTLRGFFSYRIFISAMFSLLFIATLSVLFTTNPSTENDDSDLPTTGNAYVHRTFLALKSDPLRTRVDLIHQQAKDHISLVNAYAAYARKLKLDISRQLKMFDELAGNFSDIALKPTYRASLFESDGPIDEDVLRQFEKEIKDRVKIARMMIVEAKENYDTQLKIQKLKDTIFAVNESLAKAKKNGALASLISAKSVPKSLHCLAMRLMGEKISNPEKYRDESPRLEFEDPSLYHYAIFSDNVIAVSVVVRSVVKNAVEPWKHVFHVVTNRMNVAAMKVWFKMRPVEGGAFLEIKSVDEFTFLNSSYVPVLRQVEAAKMQQHYIENQGDKATNDARDMKLRNAKYLSMLDYLQFYLPEMYPKLRNILLLDDDVVVQKDLTGLWKIDLDGKVNGAVEICFGSFHRYSQYVNFSHPLIKETFNPKACAWTYGMNIFDLDAWRREKCTEHYHYWQNKNEDQTIWKSGTLPPGLITFYSTTKSLDKSWHVLGLGYNPSISMDEINNAAVIHYNGNMKPWLDIALNQYKNLWTKYVDSDMEFVQMCNFGL, encoded by the exons ATGGCGGTTTCTGGTAGAGGAAGCAGAGGTGGATCTACTCTTCGTGGATTCTTCTCTTACCGGATCTTTATTTCTGCTATGTTCTCTCTCCTTTTCATTGCAACTCTCTCTGTTCTATTCACTACAAATCCTTCTACAGAAAATGATGACTCT GATCTTCCTACTACTGGTAATGCATATGTGCATAGAACATTTTTGGCATTGAAATCTGACCCACTTAGGACAAGAGTGGATTTGATACATCAACAAGCTAAAGATCATATTTCATTAGTGAATGCTTATGCTGCATATGCTAGGAAGCTTAAGCTTGATATTTCTAGGCAGTtgaagatgtttgatgaattggCTGGTAATTTTTCGGATATTGCTTTGAAACCAACATACAGAGCATCATTGTTTGAGTCGGATGGTCCGATTGATGAGGATGTGTTGAGGCAGTTTGAGAAAGAGATTAAGGATAGAGTGAAGATTGCAAGGATGATGATTGTTGAGGCGAAAGAGAATTATGATACTCAGTTAAAGATTCAGAAGTTGAAGGATACTATATTTGCTGTTAATGAGTCACTTGCTAAGGCAAAGAAGAACGGGGCATTGGCGAGCTTGATTTCTGCCAAATCAGTTCCCAAGAGTTTGCATTGCTTGGCTATGAGGCTGATGGGTGAGAAGATTTCGAACCCGGAGAAGTATAGAGATGAAAGCCCTAGGCTGGAGTTTGAAGATCCGAGTTTGTATCATTATGCAATATTCTCAGACAACGTGATAGCTGTGTCGGTGGTGGTTAGATCTGTGGTGAAGAATGCAGTTGAGCCATGGAAGCATGTTTTTCACGTCGTTACAAACAGGATGAATGTTGCTGCAATGAAAGTTTGGTTTAAAATGAGGCCGGTTGAAGGGGGTGCATTTTTAGAGATAAAGTCGGTTGACGAATTCACGTTCTTAAATTCATCGTATGTACCAGTGTTGAGGCAAGTTGAGGCAGCAAAAATGCAGCAGCATTACATTGAGAATCAAGGTGATAAGGCTACAAATGATGCACGTGACATGAAACTTAGAAACGCCAAATACCTGTCGATGTTGGACTATCTTCAGTTTTATTTGCCAGAGATGTACCCTAAATTGCGTAATATCTTACTtttggatgatgatgttgtGGTGCAAAAGGACTTGACAGGTTTGTGGAAGATTGATTTGGATGGGAAGGTGAATGGTGCCGTAGAGATCTGTTTCGGTTCTTTCCACCGATATTCACAGTACGTGAATTTCTCTCATCCTTTAATCAAGGAGACCTTCAATCCAAAAGCATGTGCTTGGACTTATGGTATGAATATATTTGATCTTGATGCTTGGAGGCGTGAAAAATGCACAGAACATTACCATTACTGGCAGAACAAG AATGAAGACCAGACAATATGGAAATCGGGGACGCTTCCACCTGGTTTGATTACCTTTTACTCAACAACAAAGTCACTGGACAAATCATGGCATGTACTTGGATTAGGATACAATCCAAGTATTAGCATGGATGAGATCAACAATGCTGCTGTTATTCATTACAATGGAAACATGAAACCTTGGCTAGATATTGCTTTGAATCAATACAAAAATCTCTGGACTAAATATGTAGACAGCGATATGGAGTTTGTCCAGATGTGCAATTTTGGCTTATAG